From a single Oncorhynchus nerka isolate Pitt River linkage group LG11, Oner_Uvic_2.0, whole genome shotgun sequence genomic region:
- the scn3b gene encoding sodium channel subunit beta-3, with protein MRTRIRVILYSLLLLVLVVQVSRPVCVDVPSETEAVVGNPMKLTCISCMKREEVSAETRVDWYYISPDDEPIPIYLFDGHPRELEGPWRGRLVWNGSKDLQELSISILNVTMNDTGTYNCVVFRQFEFDSYSHSVTKTLVINLVVREEASDDTTALYSEIMMYVLLVFLTCWLLVEMVYCYRKISKSDEQAQDTATNYLAIPSENKDNLGVPVTE; from the exons ATGAGAACTCGAATCAGGGTTATATTGTATTCTCTATTACTTTTGGTTTTAGTAG TGCAGGTGAGCAGGCCAGTATGTGTGGATGTGCCCTCGGAAACAGAGGCAGTCGTTGGGAACCCAATGAAACTGACCTGCATCTCCtgtatgaagagagaggaggtcagtGCAGAGACACGCGTGGACTGGTACTACATCTCACCTGACGACGAACCCATCCCT ATCTACCTATTTGATGGGCACCCCAGGGAGCTGGAGGGACCTTGGCGGGGTCGCCTGGTGTGGAATGGAAGTAAAGACCTGCAGGAACTCTCCATCAGTATCCTCAACGTCACAATGAACGACACAGGCACCTACAATTGTGTGGTGTTCCGACAGTTTGAGTTTGACTCCTACTCGCACTCGGTTACCAAAACTTTGGTAATCAACCTGGTGGTCCGAGAGGAAG CCAGTGACGACACCACTGCCCTGTACTCAGAGATCATGATGTACGTCCTGCTGGTCTTCCTCACCTGCTGGCTCCTGGTGGAGATGGTTTACTGCTACAGGAAGATCTCCAAGTCCGACGAGCAGGCCCAGGACACCGC GACAAACTACCTAGCCATTCCCTCCGAAAATAAAGACAACCTGGGTGTTCCAGTTACAGAATAA